One region of Ursus arctos isolate Adak ecotype North America unplaced genomic scaffold, UrsArc2.0 scaffold_33, whole genome shotgun sequence genomic DNA includes:
- the CD274 gene encoding programmed cell death 1 ligand 1 isoform X2: MKIFSVFAFMAYCHLLKAFTITVSKDLYVVESGGNVTMECKFPIEKQLNLLALIVYWEMEDKKIIQFVNGKEDLQVQHSSYSQRAQLLKDQLFLGKAALQITDVKLQDAGVYCCLIGYGGADYKRITLKVHAPYRKINQRISVDPVTSEHELMCQAEGYPEAEVIWTSSDHRVLSGKTTTTNSNREEKLFNVTSTLRINTTANEIFYCTFRTSGPEGNRNNTAKLVIPEPLPVPSNERTHFMILAAVLVFLGVTLAVTFCLTRNGKMMDVERCGIRDRNSKKQNDKQFEET, encoded by the exons ATGAAGATATTTAGTGTCTTTGCATTCATGGCCTACTGCCATTTGCTGAAAG CATTTACGATCACGGTTTCCAAAGACCTGTATGTGGTGGAGTCTGGCGGCAATGTGACTATGGAGTGCAAGTTCCCGATAGAGAAACAGTTAAACCTGCTTGCACTAATCGTCTACTGGGAAATGGAGGATAAGAAAATTATTCAGTTTGTGAACGGGAAAGAAGACCTGCAAGTTCAGCACAGCAGCTACAGCCAGAGGGCCCAGCTGCTAAAGGACCAGCTGTTCTTGGGGAAGGCCGCACTTCAGATCACAGACGTGAAGTTGCAGGATGCAGGGGTTTACTGCTGCTTGATCGGCTATGGCGGTGCTGACTACAAGCGGATTACTTTGAAAGTTCATG CCCCATACCGCAAAATCAACCAAAGAATTTCTGTGGATCCTGTCACCTCTGAACACGAACTAATGTGTCAGGCTGAGGGTTACCCTGAGGCTGAAGTCATCTGGACAAGCAGTGACCATCGAGTCCTGAGTGGCAAAACCACCACCACTAATTCCAACAGGGAGGAGAAGCTTTTCAATGTGACCAGCACGCTGAGAATCAACACAACAGCTAATGAGATTTTCTACTGCACTTTTCGAACATCAGGTCCCgagggaaacagaaacaatacCGCTAAGTTGGTCATCCCAG aaccACTTCCAGTTCCATCAAATGAAAGGACGCACTTCATGATTCTGGCAGCTGTCCTGGTGTTTCTTGGTGTAACGCTGGCAGTCACTTTCTGTCTAACGAGAAATG ggAAAATGATGGATGTGGAAAGATGTGGCATCCGAGATAggaactcaaagaaacaaaatg
- the CD274 gene encoding programmed cell death 1 ligand 1 isoform X3 has protein sequence MKIFSVFAFMAYCHLLKAFTITVSKDLYVVESGGNVTMECKFPIEKQLNLLALIVYWEMEDKKIIQFVNGKEDLQVQHSSYSQRAQLLKDQLFLGKAALQITDVKLQDAGVYCCLIGYGGADYKRITLKVHEPLPVPSNERTHFMILAAVLVFLGVTLAVTFCLTRNGKMMDVERCGIRDRNSKKQNDKQFEET, from the exons ATGAAGATATTTAGTGTCTTTGCATTCATGGCCTACTGCCATTTGCTGAAAG CATTTACGATCACGGTTTCCAAAGACCTGTATGTGGTGGAGTCTGGCGGCAATGTGACTATGGAGTGCAAGTTCCCGATAGAGAAACAGTTAAACCTGCTTGCACTAATCGTCTACTGGGAAATGGAGGATAAGAAAATTATTCAGTTTGTGAACGGGAAAGAAGACCTGCAAGTTCAGCACAGCAGCTACAGCCAGAGGGCCCAGCTGCTAAAGGACCAGCTGTTCTTGGGGAAGGCCGCACTTCAGATCACAGACGTGAAGTTGCAGGATGCAGGGGTTTACTGCTGCTTGATCGGCTATGGCGGTGCTGACTACAAGCGGATTACTTTGAAAGTTCATG aaccACTTCCAGTTCCATCAAATGAAAGGACGCACTTCATGATTCTGGCAGCTGTCCTGGTGTTTCTTGGTGTAACGCTGGCAGTCACTTTCTGTCTAACGAGAAATG ggAAAATGATGGATGTGGAAAGATGTGGCATCCGAGATAggaactcaaagaaacaaaatg
- the CD274 gene encoding programmed cell death 1 ligand 1 isoform X1, which translates to MKIFSVFAFMAYCHLLKAFTITVSKDLYVVESGGNVTMECKFPIEKQLNLLALIVYWEMEDKKIIQFVNGKEDLQVQHSSYSQRAQLLKDQLFLGKAALQITDVKLQDAGVYCCLIGYGGADYKRITLKVHAPYRKINQRISVDPVTSEHELMCQAEGYPEAEVIWTSSDHRVLSGKTTTTNSNREEKLFNVTSTLRINTTANEIFYCTFRTSGPEGNRNNTAKLVIPEPLPVPSNERTHFMILAAVLVFLGVTLAVTFCLTRNGISFIAVVSTGHMGKCTGLLLLSQRHLEAEPGCSIFCSVQLGPM; encoded by the exons ATGAAGATATTTAGTGTCTTTGCATTCATGGCCTACTGCCATTTGCTGAAAG CATTTACGATCACGGTTTCCAAAGACCTGTATGTGGTGGAGTCTGGCGGCAATGTGACTATGGAGTGCAAGTTCCCGATAGAGAAACAGTTAAACCTGCTTGCACTAATCGTCTACTGGGAAATGGAGGATAAGAAAATTATTCAGTTTGTGAACGGGAAAGAAGACCTGCAAGTTCAGCACAGCAGCTACAGCCAGAGGGCCCAGCTGCTAAAGGACCAGCTGTTCTTGGGGAAGGCCGCACTTCAGATCACAGACGTGAAGTTGCAGGATGCAGGGGTTTACTGCTGCTTGATCGGCTATGGCGGTGCTGACTACAAGCGGATTACTTTGAAAGTTCATG CCCCATACCGCAAAATCAACCAAAGAATTTCTGTGGATCCTGTCACCTCTGAACACGAACTAATGTGTCAGGCTGAGGGTTACCCTGAGGCTGAAGTCATCTGGACAAGCAGTGACCATCGAGTCCTGAGTGGCAAAACCACCACCACTAATTCCAACAGGGAGGAGAAGCTTTTCAATGTGACCAGCACGCTGAGAATCAACACAACAGCTAATGAGATTTTCTACTGCACTTTTCGAACATCAGGTCCCgagggaaacagaaacaatacCGCTAAGTTGGTCATCCCAG aaccACTTCCAGTTCCATCAAATGAAAGGACGCACTTCATGATTCTGGCAGCTGTCCTGGTGTTTCTTGGTGTAACGCTGGCAGTCACTTTCTGTCTAACGAGAAATGGTATCtcctttattgcagtggtctccACTGGGCATATGGGGAAATGTACAGGTCTGCTACTGTTGTCACAGCGGCACttagaggcagagccaggatgctCCATCTTCTGTAGTGTACAGCTCGGTCCCATGTAA